Proteins encoded together in one Salmo salar chromosome ssa08, Ssal_v3.1, whole genome shotgun sequence window:
- the saraf gene encoding store-operated calcium entry-associated regulatory factor isoform X1 → MKGLLQIVLLFLSVAHIRSWNEAPGSVLLRDVQVLTLYKGKYTTARRSSAVPQLQCVGGSAGCGSFIPEVVQCKNKGWDGVDAQWECKTDMDNAYKFGRIEVSCEGFNHPDDSYILKGSCGLEYSLELTEEGKRRHKGGSHGSTGGFSDFASSFFKGSSDNNNQHHHSNNRQQGSTGEGNSSGLVVVALLLFLAYGVYKLFLSGPTNLGQDGQFPDNGSNTHNPHGPPPPGFKPDFTGSSSGYPGSAGFPGSAGGYAGSAGYGANPGYGFRSDYSGRQQQPFAGARAAGGTGNSFWTGMGTGGVLGYLFGSQRSQTPYTNTHSNYSAPRTPPTPAPSTGTRSASGFGGTKRR, encoded by the exons ATGAAGGGATTGCTTCAAATCGTTTTGCTTTTCCTCTCTGTAGCTCACATCAGAAGTTGGAATGAAG CTCCAGGTAGTGTTTTGCTCCGAGACGTGCAGGTACTCACCCTGTACAAGGGCAAGTACACCACTGCCAGACGCAGTAGTGCTGTACCTCAGCTGCAGTGTGTTGGAGGCTCAGCCGGCTGTGGATCCTTCATTCCTGAAGTGGTTCAATGCAAAAACAAAGGCTGGGACGGAGTCGACGCGCAG TGGGAGTGCAAAACAGACATGGACAACGCCTACAAATTTGGACGGATAGAGGTCAGCTGTGAGGGATTCAACCATCCAGATGACTCCTACATCCTGAAGGGCTCCTGTGGACTGGAGTACTCACTGGAGCTGACTGAGGAAGGCAAGAGGAGGCACAAGGGGGGCTCACACGGCTCAACAG GTGGCTTCAGTGACTTCGCTTCCAGCTTCTTCAAGGGttcctcagacaacaacaaccagcatCACCATAGCAACAACAGACAACAGGGTTCTACAGGGGAAGGAAATTCCAGTGGGTTAGTGGTAGTCGCTCTGCTCTTGTTTCTGGCCTATGGTGTGTACAAGCTTTTCCTGAGTGGACCGACAAATCTAGGACAAGACGGGCAGTTCCCTGATAACGGCTCCAATACCCACAATCCCCATGGGCCACCACCTCCTGGATTCAAGCCAGACTTCACAG GTTCCTCTTCAGGTTACCCAGGTTCTGCCGGGTTCCCCGGTTCTGCCGGAGGATATGCTGGTTCTGCTGGCTACGGTGCCAACCCTGGGTACGGATTCCGCAGTGACTACAGCGGACGGCAGCAGCAGCCCTTTGCAGGGGCCCGTGCTGCTGGAGGAACTGGGAATAGTTTCTGGACTGGGATGGGGACTGGAGGAGTCCTCGGTTATCTGTTTGGGAGCCAAAG AAGCCAGACGCCGTACACAAACACCCACTCAAACTACTCTGCACCCAGAACACCACCGACCCCAGCCCCCAGCACCGGGACACGCTCTGCTTCAG GCTTTGGAGGGACCAAGAGAAGATAG
- the saraf gene encoding store-operated calcium entry-associated regulatory factor precursor (The RefSeq protein has 1 substitution compared to this genomic sequence), whose product MKGLLRIVLLFLSVAHIRSWNEAPGSVLLRDVQVLTLYKGKYTTARRSSAVPQLQCVGGSAGCGSFIPEVVQCKNKGWDGVDAQWECKTDMDNAYKFGRIEVSCEGFNHPDDSYILKGSCGLEYSLELTEEGKRRHKGGSHGSTGGFSDFASSFFKGSSDNNNQHHHSNNRQQGSTGEGNSSGLVVVALLLFLAYGVYKLFLSGPTNLGQDGQFPDNGSNTHNPHGPPPPGFKPDFTGYPGSAGFPGSAGGYAGSAGYGANPGYGFRSDYSGRQQQPFAGARAAGGTGNSFWTGMGTGGVLGYLFGSQRSQTPYTNTHSNYSAPRTPPTPAPSTGTRSASGFGGTKRR is encoded by the exons ATGAAGGGATTGCTTCAAATCGTTTTGCTTTTCCTCTCTGTAGCTCACATCAGAAGTTGGAATGAAG CTCCAGGTAGTGTTTTGCTCCGAGACGTGCAGGTACTCACCCTGTACAAGGGCAAGTACACCACTGCCAGACGCAGTAGTGCTGTACCTCAGCTGCAGTGTGTTGGAGGCTCAGCCGGCTGTGGATCCTTCATTCCTGAAGTGGTTCAATGCAAAAACAAAGGCTGGGACGGAGTCGACGCGCAG TGGGAGTGCAAAACAGACATGGACAACGCCTACAAATTTGGACGGATAGAGGTCAGCTGTGAGGGATTCAACCATCCAGATGACTCCTACATCCTGAAGGGCTCCTGTGGACTGGAGTACTCACTGGAGCTGACTGAGGAAGGCAAGAGGAGGCACAAGGGGGGCTCACACGGCTCAACAG GTGGCTTCAGTGACTTCGCTTCCAGCTTCTTCAAGGGttcctcagacaacaacaaccagcatCACCATAGCAACAACAGACAACAGGGTTCTACAGGGGAAGGAAATTCCAGTGGGTTAGTGGTAGTCGCTCTGCTCTTGTTTCTGGCCTATGGTGTGTACAAGCTTTTCCTGAGTGGACCGACAAATCTAGGACAAGACGGGCAGTTCCCTGATAACGGCTCCAATACCCACAATCCCCATGGGCCACCACCTCCTGGATTCAAGCCAGACTTCACAG GTTACCCAGGTTCTGCCGGGTTCCCCGGTTCTGCCGGAGGATATGCTGGTTCTGCTGGCTACGGTGCCAACCCTGGGTACGGATTCCGCAGTGACTACAGCGGACGGCAGCAGCAGCCCTTTGCAGGGGCCCGTGCTGCTGGAGGAACTGGGAATAGTTTCTGGACTGGGATGGGGACTGGAGGAGTCCTCGGTTATCTGTTTGGGAGCCAAAG AAGCCAGACGCCGTACACAAACACCCACTCAAACTACTCTGCACCCAGAACACCACCGACCCCAGCCCCCAGCACCGGGACACGCTCTGCTTCAG GCTTTGGAGGGACCAAGAGAAGATAG
- the LOC106610066 gene encoding protein WWC2 isoform X1 has product MNMPRKGNGQLPLPDGWEEARDFDGKVFYIDHNTKQTSWIDPRDRLTKPLSFADCVGDELPWGWEASYDPQIGIYYIDHINKSTQLEDPRAEWRKEQERMLKEYLTVAQDALVTQKELYQVKEQRLALALDQYTRLNDAYKDKSSSRTSLFSGSSSSTKYDPDILKAEISTTKVRVNKLKRELSQMKQELIYKEQGFETLQQIDQKLCGEQSGYRLKEAKAIVTELKSLRRAISSGEKEKQDLMQSLAKLKERFHTEHNMGHSEPDLRNPVGSRQTLEAGSQTDVSGEAGLRSRSSLAEKVRLSLQYEEAKRSMANVQVELAKLESEAWPGAVDVERERLLLVSEKEELLKELQFVSPRRRTPQDLQRLEAQRLQLEQDLQAVRNTPSHALAQRLKVQERRRVLVQRLEESTRLTTLLHSQLKSLSASTLSVSSGSSLGSLASSRGSLNASSSRGSLNSLSSGDLYYTPAEPPSPLDLDYQCKLDLLLQEPLTPSGITYRRGDPPGTITTIHEHEVENPHPHNTSLHTHAVGTGTTDLVPLAPLVAVSSKPAEPSKSVTSLSSRSSLSSLSPPGSPLVLEGVGAFPSAGPQDFGDGDVGLVVSDFGGLSLGFYDGQGMGMFEPETGERDRGGEGGREGRGALSTLRESITDVDLQRPGEDRPTCVSAAVSDESVAGDSGVYEASNVKRRSMESDEPVVYLEDEPVLPESAQVQIGLKYDAANSSFVMVIMQLQNPAALSVPSTTRVYIRVALLPSSSDISSLFRTRVVPVALPDSVTFNEVFRAAAPHAVLRHKTLRVDACTVGPGRTEDCLAGAHVSLGELPVSGDMTSVWYNLLTSERTRETGEASQERPGPGPEQHPAGPVDMDAVSALLQRTSSELEAVEQELALEEKERASQLGMDGHQWLSMLGEDGAQLVLGLEEEEEGEEERKDSVKAETKFAGPGQVYRGEEREEGCREEPAREEEEERRCKERLPQANEGPTLVDAETNTEMSGVAVRPKDRPSLGPGPRSAQRGFVRNSMIMRSQTFSPGERNQYICRLNRSDSDSSTLSKKCPFVRNTSERRSLRVKRTLCQPVVVRRRGGAGQTNSRTSLDLELALQASRTRQSRLNDELQALRDLRAHLEALKARGETELPGSVLHDHRFHRLLEQAERQAEQSKEQQRQEQRAEKLMRRASKDVCRLREQSQMVPLQVQSFREKMAYFTRAKINIPSLPADDV; this is encoded by the exons gttgaCGAAGCCCCTGTCGTTTGCGGACTGTGTGGGAGACGAGTTACCGTGGGGATGGGAGGCCTCATACGACCCTCAGATTGGCATCTACTACATCGACCACATCAACA AGAGTACCCAGCTAGAGGACCCCCGGGCGGAGTGGAGGAAGGAGCAGGAGAGGATGTTGAAGGAGTACCTGACAGTCGCCCAGGATGCACTGGTCACACAGAAAGAGCTGTACCAG GTCAAAGAGCAGCGGCTGGCCTTGGCCCTGGATCAGTACACACGCCTCAACGACGCATACAAGGACAAGTCCAGCTCACGCACCAGCC TGTTCTCGGGGTCATCGTCCAGCACTAAGTATGACCCTGACATCCTCAAGGCTGAGATCTCCACCACCAAAGTCAGG GTGAATAAGCTGAAGAGAGAGCTCTCCCAGATGAAACAGGAGCTCATCTACAAAGAACAAGGCTTTGAAACCTTGCAGCA GATCGACCAAAAACTGTGTGGCGAGCAGAGTGGATACCGTCTGAAGGAGGCCAAGGCCATCGTGACGGAGCTCAAGTCTCTCCGCAGGGCCATCAGCtctggagagaaggagaaacaggACCTCAtgcag tctCTGGCTAAGCTAAAGGAGAGGTTCCACACGGAACACAACATGGGCCATTCTGAACCAGACCTCCGGAACCCAGTGGGCTCCAGACAGACGCTAGAAGCCGGCTCCCAGACAGACGTCTCTGGAGAG GCTGGTTTGAGGAGCAGGTCATCCTTGGCTGAGAAGGTTAGACTTAGTCTCCAATATGAAGAGGCCAAAAGaag TATGGCCAACGTGCAGGTGGAGCTGGCCAAGCTGGAGAGCGAGGCGTGGCCGGGGGCGGTGGACGTGGAGCGGGAACGTCTCCTCCTGGTCTCGGAGAAGGAGGAGCTCCTCAAGGAGCTGCAGTTCGTGTCGCCACGGCGACGCACCCCGCAGGACCTCCAACGTCTGGAGGCCCAGAGGCTGCAGCTGGAGCAGGACCTGCAGGCCGTCAGGAACACCCCCAGCCACGCCCTGGCCCAGAG GTTGAAGGTGCAGGAGAGGAGACGAGTCCTGGTGCAGAGACTGGAGGAATCAACCAGACTGACTACACTTCTCCACTCTCAGctcaagag TTTGTCGGCCAGTACCCTGTCCGTCTCATCAGGCAGCAGCCTGGGTTCTCTGGCCTCCTCCCGCGGCTCCCTCAACGCATCCTCCTCCCGCGGCTCCCTCAACTCCCTCTCCTCCGGAGACCTCTACTACACCCCTGcagaacccccctcccccctagACCTGGACTACCAGTGTAAACTGGACCTGCTCCTCCAGGAGCCCCTGACCCCCTCTGGGATAACCTACAGGCGGGGAGACCCCCCAGGAACTATCACCACCATCCACGAACACGAGGTGGAGAACCCACACCCACACAACACGTCGCTTCACACACACGCCGTCGGAACCGGTACCACCGACCTGGTCCCATTAGCGCCGCTGGTTGCGGTGTCCTCGAAGCCGGCCGAGCCGTCCAAGTCGGTGACGTCGCTTTCCTCGAGGTCGTCGTTGTCTTCTCTCTCGCCGCCGGGCTCGCCGCTGGTGCTGGAGGGGGTCGGTGCGTTCCCGTCGGCGGGCCCACAGGACTTTGGGGACGGGGACGTCGGTCTGGTGGTGTCGGACTTTGGCGGTCTCAGCCTGGGATTCTACGACGGTCAGGGGATGGGGATGTTTGAGCcggagacgggggagagggacagaggtggggagggggggagggaagggagaggggcaCTGTCTACCCTCAGAGAGAGTATTACAG ACGTGGACCTCCAGAGGCCGGGGGAGGACAGGCCCACCTGTGTGTCAGCAGCCGTGTCAGACGAGTCCGTGGCCGGGGACAGTGGGGTGTACGAGGCCTCTAATGTCAAACG TAGGTCAATGGAGTCTGATGAACCGGTGGTGTACCTGGAGGATGAGCCTGTCCTTCCTGAGTCTGCCCAGGTCCAGATAGGCCTGAA ATATGATGCTGCCAACTCCAGTTTTGTCATGGTGATCATGCAGCTGCAAAACCCTGCTGCCCTGTCAGTCCCCTCCACTACCAGAGT atACATCCGGGTGGCGCTCCTCCCGTCTTCCAGTGACATCAGCAGTCTGTTCAGGACCCGCGTGGTGCCCGTGGCGCTGCCCGACAGCGTGACGTTCAACGAGGTGTTCAGGGCGGCCGCGCCGCACGCCGTCCTCCGGCACAAGACGCTCCGCGTCGACGCCTGCACCGTGGGTCCCGGACGCACCGAGGACTGCCTG GCTGGAGCCCATGTGAGTCTGGGAGAGCTTCCAGTGAGTGGGGATATGACCAGTGTGTGGTACAACCTGTTGACCAGTgagaggaccagagagacaggggaggccAGCCAGGAGAGACCCGGCCCTGGGCCAGAGCAGCACCCTGCGGGGCCCGTGGACATG gatGCAGTGTCGGCCCTGCTGCAGAGGACCTCCAGCGAGTTGGAGGCTGTGGAACAGGAGCTGGCcttggaggagaaggagagagcgagccagCTGGGCATGGACGGACATCAATG GCTGAGCATGCTGGGAGAAGACGGCGCTCAACTGGTCCTCGgactggaggaggaagaagagggggaggaggagaggaaagattcTGTCAAGGCAGAGACGAAGTTTGCTGGCCCTGGGCAGGTGTACAGAGGGGAAGAGCGGGAGGAGGGGTGTCGAGAAGAGCcagccagagaggaagaggaggagaggagatgtaaaGAGAGACTCCCTCAGGCAAATGAAGGACCAACACTG GTGGATGCGGAGACGAACACAGAGATGAGTGGTGTGGCGGTGAGGCCTAAAGACAGACCCAGCCTGGGACCAGGACCACGCAGCGCTCAGAGAGGCTTCGTACGGAACAGTATGATCATGAGGTCTCAAACCTTCTCCCCTGGGGAGCGCAACCAGTACATCTGCAGG TTGAACCGGAGCGATAGCGACAGCTCCACATTATCCAAAAAGTGCCCGTTTGTCCGGAACACCTCTGAGAGACGCAGCCTCAGGGTTAAGAGG acCCTGTGCCAGCCGGTGGTGGTGCGGAGGCGTGGTGGAGCCGGGCAGACAAACTCCCGGACCTCCCTGGACTTGGAGCTGGCCCTCCAGGCTTCGCGAACGCGTCAGAGCCGTCTGAACGACGAGCTCCAGGCCCTGAGGGACCTGAGGGCCCACCTGGAGGCCCTGAAGGCCCGGGGAGAGACGGAGCTGCCTGGGTCCGTGCTGCACGACCACAGGTTTCACAGGCTGCTGGAGCAGGCCGAGAGACAG GCGGAGCAGTCGAAGGAGCAGCAGCGTCAGGAGCAGCGGGCTGAGAAGCTGATGAGGAGGGCCTCCAAAGACGTGTGTCGGTTAAGAGAGCAGAGCCAGATGGTCCCCCTGCAGGTCCAGTCTTTCAG GGAGAAGATGGCCTACTTCACACGAGCTAAGATCAATATACCATCCCTACCGGCTGATGATGTATGA
- the LOC106610066 gene encoding protein WWC2 isoform X2 has translation MNMPRKGNGQLPLPDGWEEARDFDGKVFYIDHNTKQTSWIDPRDRLTKPLSFADCVGDELPWGWEASYDPQIGIYYIDHINKSTQLEDPRAEWRKEQERMLKEYLTVAQDALVTQKELYQVKEQRLALALDQYTRLNDAYKDKSSSRTSLFSGSSSSTKYDPDILKAEISTTKVRVNKLKRELSQMKQELIYKEQGFETLQQIDQKLCGEQSGYRLKEAKAIVTELKSLRRAISSGEKEKQDLMQSLAKLKERFHTEHNMGHSEPDLRNPVGSRQTLEAGSQTDVSGEAGLRSRSSLAEKVRLSLQYEEAKRSMANVQVELAKLESEAWPGAVDVERERLLLVSEKEELLKELQFVSPRRRTPQDLQRLEAQRLQLEQDLQAVRNTPSHALAQRLKVQERRRVLVQRLEESTRLTTLLHSQLKSLSASTLSVSSGSSLGSLASSRGSLNASSSRGSLNSLSSGDLYYTPAEPPSPLDLDYQCKLDLLLQEPLTPSGITYRRGDPPGTITTIHEHEVENPHPHNTSLHTHAVGTGTTDLVPLAPLVAVSSKPAEPSKSVTSLSSRSSLSSLSPPGSPLVLEGVGAFPSAGPQDFGDGDVGLVVSDFGGLSLGFYDGQGMGMFEPETGERDRGGEGGREGRGALSTLRESITDVDLQRPGEDRPTCVSAAVSDESVAGDSGVYEASNVKRSMESDEPVVYLEDEPVLPESAQVQIGLKYDAANSSFVMVIMQLQNPAALSVPSTTRVYIRVALLPSSSDISSLFRTRVVPVALPDSVTFNEVFRAAAPHAVLRHKTLRVDACTVGPGRTEDCLAGAHVSLGELPVSGDMTSVWYNLLTSERTRETGEASQERPGPGPEQHPAGPVDMDAVSALLQRTSSELEAVEQELALEEKERASQLGMDGHQWLSMLGEDGAQLVLGLEEEEEGEEERKDSVKAETKFAGPGQVYRGEEREEGCREEPAREEEEERRCKERLPQANEGPTLVDAETNTEMSGVAVRPKDRPSLGPGPRSAQRGFVRNSMIMRSQTFSPGERNQYICRLNRSDSDSSTLSKKCPFVRNTSERRSLRVKRTLCQPVVVRRRGGAGQTNSRTSLDLELALQASRTRQSRLNDELQALRDLRAHLEALKARGETELPGSVLHDHRFHRLLEQAERQAEQSKEQQRQEQRAEKLMRRASKDVCRLREQSQMVPLQVQSFREKMAYFTRAKINIPSLPADDV, from the exons gttgaCGAAGCCCCTGTCGTTTGCGGACTGTGTGGGAGACGAGTTACCGTGGGGATGGGAGGCCTCATACGACCCTCAGATTGGCATCTACTACATCGACCACATCAACA AGAGTACCCAGCTAGAGGACCCCCGGGCGGAGTGGAGGAAGGAGCAGGAGAGGATGTTGAAGGAGTACCTGACAGTCGCCCAGGATGCACTGGTCACACAGAAAGAGCTGTACCAG GTCAAAGAGCAGCGGCTGGCCTTGGCCCTGGATCAGTACACACGCCTCAACGACGCATACAAGGACAAGTCCAGCTCACGCACCAGCC TGTTCTCGGGGTCATCGTCCAGCACTAAGTATGACCCTGACATCCTCAAGGCTGAGATCTCCACCACCAAAGTCAGG GTGAATAAGCTGAAGAGAGAGCTCTCCCAGATGAAACAGGAGCTCATCTACAAAGAACAAGGCTTTGAAACCTTGCAGCA GATCGACCAAAAACTGTGTGGCGAGCAGAGTGGATACCGTCTGAAGGAGGCCAAGGCCATCGTGACGGAGCTCAAGTCTCTCCGCAGGGCCATCAGCtctggagagaaggagaaacaggACCTCAtgcag tctCTGGCTAAGCTAAAGGAGAGGTTCCACACGGAACACAACATGGGCCATTCTGAACCAGACCTCCGGAACCCAGTGGGCTCCAGACAGACGCTAGAAGCCGGCTCCCAGACAGACGTCTCTGGAGAG GCTGGTTTGAGGAGCAGGTCATCCTTGGCTGAGAAGGTTAGACTTAGTCTCCAATATGAAGAGGCCAAAAGaag TATGGCCAACGTGCAGGTGGAGCTGGCCAAGCTGGAGAGCGAGGCGTGGCCGGGGGCGGTGGACGTGGAGCGGGAACGTCTCCTCCTGGTCTCGGAGAAGGAGGAGCTCCTCAAGGAGCTGCAGTTCGTGTCGCCACGGCGACGCACCCCGCAGGACCTCCAACGTCTGGAGGCCCAGAGGCTGCAGCTGGAGCAGGACCTGCAGGCCGTCAGGAACACCCCCAGCCACGCCCTGGCCCAGAG GTTGAAGGTGCAGGAGAGGAGACGAGTCCTGGTGCAGAGACTGGAGGAATCAACCAGACTGACTACACTTCTCCACTCTCAGctcaagag TTTGTCGGCCAGTACCCTGTCCGTCTCATCAGGCAGCAGCCTGGGTTCTCTGGCCTCCTCCCGCGGCTCCCTCAACGCATCCTCCTCCCGCGGCTCCCTCAACTCCCTCTCCTCCGGAGACCTCTACTACACCCCTGcagaacccccctcccccctagACCTGGACTACCAGTGTAAACTGGACCTGCTCCTCCAGGAGCCCCTGACCCCCTCTGGGATAACCTACAGGCGGGGAGACCCCCCAGGAACTATCACCACCATCCACGAACACGAGGTGGAGAACCCACACCCACACAACACGTCGCTTCACACACACGCCGTCGGAACCGGTACCACCGACCTGGTCCCATTAGCGCCGCTGGTTGCGGTGTCCTCGAAGCCGGCCGAGCCGTCCAAGTCGGTGACGTCGCTTTCCTCGAGGTCGTCGTTGTCTTCTCTCTCGCCGCCGGGCTCGCCGCTGGTGCTGGAGGGGGTCGGTGCGTTCCCGTCGGCGGGCCCACAGGACTTTGGGGACGGGGACGTCGGTCTGGTGGTGTCGGACTTTGGCGGTCTCAGCCTGGGATTCTACGACGGTCAGGGGATGGGGATGTTTGAGCcggagacgggggagagggacagaggtggggagggggggagggaagggagaggggcaCTGTCTACCCTCAGAGAGAGTATTACAG ACGTGGACCTCCAGAGGCCGGGGGAGGACAGGCCCACCTGTGTGTCAGCAGCCGTGTCAGACGAGTCCGTGGCCGGGGACAGTGGGGTGTACGAGGCCTCTAATGTCAAACG GTCAATGGAGTCTGATGAACCGGTGGTGTACCTGGAGGATGAGCCTGTCCTTCCTGAGTCTGCCCAGGTCCAGATAGGCCTGAA ATATGATGCTGCCAACTCCAGTTTTGTCATGGTGATCATGCAGCTGCAAAACCCTGCTGCCCTGTCAGTCCCCTCCACTACCAGAGT atACATCCGGGTGGCGCTCCTCCCGTCTTCCAGTGACATCAGCAGTCTGTTCAGGACCCGCGTGGTGCCCGTGGCGCTGCCCGACAGCGTGACGTTCAACGAGGTGTTCAGGGCGGCCGCGCCGCACGCCGTCCTCCGGCACAAGACGCTCCGCGTCGACGCCTGCACCGTGGGTCCCGGACGCACCGAGGACTGCCTG GCTGGAGCCCATGTGAGTCTGGGAGAGCTTCCAGTGAGTGGGGATATGACCAGTGTGTGGTACAACCTGTTGACCAGTgagaggaccagagagacaggggaggccAGCCAGGAGAGACCCGGCCCTGGGCCAGAGCAGCACCCTGCGGGGCCCGTGGACATG gatGCAGTGTCGGCCCTGCTGCAGAGGACCTCCAGCGAGTTGGAGGCTGTGGAACAGGAGCTGGCcttggaggagaaggagagagcgagccagCTGGGCATGGACGGACATCAATG GCTGAGCATGCTGGGAGAAGACGGCGCTCAACTGGTCCTCGgactggaggaggaagaagagggggaggaggagaggaaagattcTGTCAAGGCAGAGACGAAGTTTGCTGGCCCTGGGCAGGTGTACAGAGGGGAAGAGCGGGAGGAGGGGTGTCGAGAAGAGCcagccagagaggaagaggaggagaggagatgtaaaGAGAGACTCCCTCAGGCAAATGAAGGACCAACACTG GTGGATGCGGAGACGAACACAGAGATGAGTGGTGTGGCGGTGAGGCCTAAAGACAGACCCAGCCTGGGACCAGGACCACGCAGCGCTCAGAGAGGCTTCGTACGGAACAGTATGATCATGAGGTCTCAAACCTTCTCCCCTGGGGAGCGCAACCAGTACATCTGCAGG TTGAACCGGAGCGATAGCGACAGCTCCACATTATCCAAAAAGTGCCCGTTTGTCCGGAACACCTCTGAGAGACGCAGCCTCAGGGTTAAGAGG acCCTGTGCCAGCCGGTGGTGGTGCGGAGGCGTGGTGGAGCCGGGCAGACAAACTCCCGGACCTCCCTGGACTTGGAGCTGGCCCTCCAGGCTTCGCGAACGCGTCAGAGCCGTCTGAACGACGAGCTCCAGGCCCTGAGGGACCTGAGGGCCCACCTGGAGGCCCTGAAGGCCCGGGGAGAGACGGAGCTGCCTGGGTCCGTGCTGCACGACCACAGGTTTCACAGGCTGCTGGAGCAGGCCGAGAGACAG GCGGAGCAGTCGAAGGAGCAGCAGCGTCAGGAGCAGCGGGCTGAGAAGCTGATGAGGAGGGCCTCCAAAGACGTGTGTCGGTTAAGAGAGCAGAGCCAGATGGTCCCCCTGCAGGTCCAGTCTTTCAG GGAGAAGATGGCCTACTTCACACGAGCTAAGATCAATATACCATCCCTACCGGCTGATGATGTATGA